One segment of Vibrio orientalis CIP 102891 = ATCC 33934 DNA contains the following:
- the mraY gene encoding phospho-N-acetylmuramoyl-pentapeptide-transferase codes for MIIWLAELLQPYFSFFRLFEYLSFRAIVSVLTALGISLWMGPIMIRRLQLLQIGQVVRNEGPESHFSKRGTPTMGGIMILTAIVTTVLLWTDLSNPYVWAVLAVLLGYGAVGFVDDYRKVVRKNTDGLIARWKYFWQSSIALVVAFALYAHGKDTAATQLVVPFFKDIMPQLGLLYIVLTYFVIVGTSNAVNLTDGLDGLAIMPTVLVSAGFAAIAWATGNVQFANYLHIPYIPQASELVVVCTAIVGAGLGFLWFNTYPAQVFMGDVGSLALGGALGTIAVLVRQEFVLVIMGGVFVMETLSVILQVGSYKLRGQRIFRMAPIHHHYELKGWPEPRVIVRFWIISIVLVLVGLATLKVR; via the coding sequence ATGATTATTTGGCTCGCGGAGCTGCTACAGCCATATTTTTCATTCTTCCGTTTATTCGAATACCTATCTTTTCGAGCGATTGTCAGTGTTTTAACTGCACTTGGTATCTCGTTGTGGATGGGACCGATTATGATCCGTCGTCTGCAGTTACTGCAAATTGGTCAGGTAGTTCGTAACGAAGGACCAGAGTCCCATTTTAGCAAACGCGGCACCCCAACCATGGGCGGGATCATGATCCTAACCGCGATTGTAACCACGGTTTTACTTTGGACGGATTTATCCAATCCTTATGTTTGGGCGGTACTTGCGGTACTGCTGGGCTACGGTGCGGTCGGTTTTGTCGACGATTACCGTAAAGTTGTGCGTAAGAACACCGATGGCTTAATTGCACGTTGGAAGTACTTTTGGCAATCCTCAATTGCTTTGGTAGTGGCATTCGCACTGTATGCTCACGGTAAAGATACTGCTGCAACTCAGCTTGTCGTGCCATTTTTCAAAGACATCATGCCTCAGCTAGGTTTGCTCTATATTGTCCTCACTTACTTCGTGATTGTTGGCACCAGTAATGCGGTGAACCTGACCGATGGTTTAGATGGTCTGGCTATTATGCCAACGGTACTGGTTTCAGCGGGCTTTGCCGCGATTGCTTGGGCAACGGGTAACGTTCAATTCGCGAACTACCTGCATATCCCATATATTCCTCAAGCATCTGAATTAGTTGTCGTCTGTACTGCCATTGTCGGGGCCGGGTTAGGTTTCCTATGGTTTAACACTTACCCAGCGCAAGTATTTATGGGCGATGTGGGCTCTTTAGCACTGGGTGGTGCACTGGGCACGATTGCTGTTCTAGTGCGCCAAGAGTTTGTACTGGTGATCATGGGTGGCGTTTTTGTTATGGAAACCTTGTCGGTGATCCTACAGGTGGGTTCTTATAAATTGCGTGGTCAACGTATCTTCCGTATGGCACCAATTCACCACCATTACGAATTAAAAGGCTGGCCAGAGCCACGTGTAATTGTACGCTTCTGGATCATCTCTATTGTTCTTGTGCTTGTTGGTCTAGCAACACTGAAAGTTCGATAA
- the ftsW gene encoding cell division protein FtsW, translated as MQIRDVFSSIKRWVTTASPEALYDRQLVWISLGLMLTGLVMVTSASFPISSRLTDQPFHFMFRHAIFLVLAIIASSVILQVPMKRWLQYSTWLLLISIGLLVVVLVAGKSVNGASRWIPLGLFNLQPAEVAKLSLFIFMSGYLVRKSEEVRSSFFGGFIKPIIVFATLASLLLLQPDLGTVVVMLVTLFGMLFIAGAKLTQFLALMVVGLMSVATLIYIEPYRMRRVTSFLDPWEDPFGSGYQLTQSLMAFGRGEWFGQGLGNSIQKLEYLPEAHTDFVFAVLAEELGFVGVVLVLLLIFSLVLKAIYIGRKAFDNEQLFGGYLAFGIGIWFAFQTLVNVGAAAGMVPTKGLTLPLISYGGSSLIVMAVAVSILLRIDHECRLVAAAKHEQQLENDEKE; from the coding sequence ATGCAGATTCGAGATGTTTTTAGCAGTATTAAGCGTTGGGTGACCACAGCCTCACCAGAGGCTTTGTATGACCGTCAGTTGGTATGGATATCCCTTGGTTTGATGCTTACTGGGTTGGTCATGGTGACTTCAGCCTCGTTCCCTATCAGTTCTCGTCTTACTGATCAGCCGTTTCACTTTATGTTCCGTCACGCGATTTTTCTCGTGCTTGCCATCATCGCCTCGTCGGTTATTTTGCAAGTACCGATGAAGCGCTGGCTGCAATACAGTACGTGGCTGCTGCTGATCTCGATTGGTTTACTGGTTGTTGTGCTCGTTGCGGGTAAATCGGTTAACGGTGCATCACGCTGGATACCGCTTGGCCTGTTTAACCTTCAGCCAGCCGAAGTGGCGAAATTGTCGCTATTTATTTTTATGTCAGGTTATCTTGTACGTAAAAGTGAAGAGGTCCGCTCAAGTTTCTTTGGCGGCTTTATCAAACCGATTATCGTATTTGCCACTTTAGCAAGCTTACTTCTTCTCCAGCCCGACTTAGGTACGGTCGTGGTAATGTTAGTGACCTTGTTTGGGATGCTATTTATTGCTGGTGCAAAGCTGACTCAATTCCTTGCCTTAATGGTGGTTGGTTTGATGTCTGTGGCAACCCTTATCTATATTGAACCTTACCGTATGCGCCGCGTGACTTCTTTCCTTGACCCTTGGGAAGACCCGTTTGGTAGTGGTTATCAGTTGACGCAATCTTTGATGGCATTTGGTCGCGGTGAATGGTTTGGTCAAGGTCTAGGCAACTCGATTCAAAAGCTAGAATACCTTCCGGAAGCGCACACTGACTTTGTCTTTGCCGTATTGGCAGAAGAGCTCGGTTTTGTGGGTGTAGTCCTAGTATTGCTACTGATTTTTAGTTTGGTGCTTAAAGCGATATATATTGGCCGGAAGGCGTTCGACAATGAGCAGCTATTTGGTGGCTATCTCGCCTTTGGTATTGGTATTTGGTTTGCTTTCCAAACATTGGTCAATGTCGGGGCGGCAGCCGGAATGGTGCCAACGAAAGGTCTGACTTTACCACTGATCAGCTATGGTGGTTCGAGCTTGATCGTCATGGCAGTAGCGGTCTCTATCCTACTGCGCATCGATCATGAGTGTCGCTTGGTCGCTGCAGCTAAGCATGAACAACAGTTAGAAAATGATGAAAAAGAATAA
- the murE gene encoding UDP-N-acetylmuramoyl-L-alanyl-D-glutamate--2,6-diaminopimelate ligase, with product MSKELTLAALLSPWQNISADKSANIAVQHLELDSRKVTNGTTFVAVKGHAVDGRRFIASAIELGANAVIAESCEQHLAGTIEYIDTIPVIYIAQLGTHLSALASRLYPLHEHQIIGVTGTNGKTTITQLIAQWLELIGKKAAVMGTTGNGFLDDLQPAANTTGNAIEIQQTLHQLEQQSAQFTALEVSSHGLVQGRVKALDFAVGVFSNLSRDHLDYHGTMEEYAEAKFSLFSEHNCHNAVINIDDQVGSRWVERLDNAIAVSLKPTAIERAVWAKSVAYSESGISLSIDGMFGAGDCVVPLIGEFNASNVLLAMTTLLALGIDKQLLLETASSLKPVLGRMELFTAENKAKVVVDYAHTPDALEKALNALRVHCQGQLWAIFGCGGDRDTGKRPMMAAIGERLADRVILTDDNPRSESPAEIVKDMLVGMNQPDTAVVEHSRFDALQFALANSHADDIILLAGKGHEDYQVMAHETIHYSDRESAIQLLEQQA from the coding sequence ATGTCCAAGGAACTGACCTTAGCAGCGTTGCTTTCTCCATGGCAGAATATCTCTGCAGATAAGAGCGCGAATATTGCTGTTCAACACCTTGAACTTGATAGTCGTAAAGTGACAAATGGAACGACTTTTGTTGCGGTTAAAGGGCACGCTGTTGACGGACGTCGTTTTATCGCCTCGGCGATAGAACTCGGTGCCAATGCAGTTATCGCTGAGTCCTGTGAACAACATCTAGCTGGTACAATCGAATATATCGATACGATTCCAGTGATCTATATTGCTCAGTTAGGTACTCACCTATCTGCACTTGCAAGTCGTTTATACCCTTTACATGAACACCAAATCATTGGTGTTACAGGTACCAATGGCAAAACCACTATCACTCAGTTGATCGCCCAATGGCTCGAGCTTATTGGCAAGAAAGCCGCGGTGATGGGTACGACAGGCAATGGTTTTTTAGACGACTTACAACCTGCCGCCAATACCACTGGTAACGCAATTGAGATTCAACAGACGCTGCATCAACTAGAGCAACAGTCTGCTCAATTTACTGCTCTGGAAGTCTCTTCTCATGGTCTTGTTCAAGGCCGCGTAAAAGCTCTCGATTTCGCTGTTGGCGTCTTTTCAAACTTGAGTCGTGATCATCTCGATTATCACGGTACGATGGAAGAGTACGCCGAAGCTAAGTTCAGTTTGTTCAGTGAGCACAATTGTCACAACGCGGTCATCAATATTGATGACCAAGTGGGTAGTCGTTGGGTAGAGCGTTTAGATAACGCGATTGCTGTTTCCCTCAAACCGACAGCAATCGAACGTGCTGTGTGGGCGAAAAGCGTTGCCTACTCAGAGTCGGGAATTTCATTGTCAATTGATGGCATGTTTGGCGCGGGTGACTGCGTTGTGCCACTTATCGGTGAATTCAATGCCAGCAATGTGTTACTCGCGATGACGACCTTATTGGCGTTAGGTATCGATAAGCAACTGCTGCTCGAGACAGCGAGCTCTTTGAAGCCAGTCTTGGGCCGTATGGAACTCTTTACTGCAGAGAACAAAGCCAAAGTCGTGGTCGACTACGCACATACACCGGATGCGCTTGAGAAAGCACTTAATGCATTGCGAGTTCATTGCCAAGGACAATTGTGGGCTATTTTTGGTTGTGGTGGCGATCGTGATACAGGTAAGCGCCCAATGATGGCTGCAATCGGTGAACGTTTAGCTGATCGAGTGATTTTAACTGACGATAACCCACGTAGTGAGTCGCCAGCTGAGATCGTTAAAGATATGCTTGTTGGTATGAACCAACCCGATACTGCCGTTGTTGAACACAGCCGTTTCGACGCACTTCAATTCGCCCTAGCCAATAGCCATGCAGATGACATTATCTTATTGGCGGGTAAAGGGCATGAAGACTACCAAGTAATGGCGCACGAAACGATTCATTACTCAGATCGTGAGTCTGCGATACAACTGCTGGAGCAACAAGCATGA
- the murG gene encoding undecaprenyldiphospho-muramoylpentapeptide beta-N-acetylglucosaminyltransferase: MKKNKKLMVMAGGTGGHVFPGLAVAKQLQSQGWEIRWLGTADRMEADLVPKHGIEIDFIKVKGLRGQGIGRLIKAPFQIINAILQAKAHMKRWQPDAVLGMGGYVSGPGGIAAWLLGIPVVLHEQNAVAGLTNQWLSKIAKKVFQAFPGAFPTAPVVGNPVREDVVAIDAPQQRMAQRNGNIRILVMGGSQGARILNQTLPEAMAKLGEGYEIRHQAGKNSQQDVERAYQQHQVSNAQVTEFIDDVAEAYTWADLLVCRSGALTVSEVSAAGVGAIFIPFMHKDRQQALNADHLVECGAAKMIEQPELTVDKLVSEIQTMDRETLMTMATKAKAAAKLDADKVVAEAIIALTK, from the coding sequence ATGAAAAAGAATAAAAAATTAATGGTGATGGCGGGTGGTACCGGCGGTCACGTTTTCCCCGGGCTTGCAGTTGCTAAACAGTTACAATCACAAGGTTGGGAGATTCGCTGGTTAGGAACCGCGGATCGTATGGAAGCAGATTTAGTACCTAAACATGGTATTGAAATCGACTTTATCAAAGTAAAAGGTCTACGAGGTCAAGGTATTGGCCGGCTAATTAAAGCACCATTTCAAATCATTAACGCTATTCTGCAAGCTAAGGCGCACATGAAACGCTGGCAACCTGATGCTGTGCTTGGCATGGGTGGTTATGTCAGTGGACCGGGCGGAATTGCTGCTTGGTTACTGGGTATCCCAGTGGTACTGCATGAGCAAAATGCGGTGGCAGGGTTAACCAACCAGTGGCTATCAAAGATAGCGAAGAAGGTTTTTCAGGCCTTCCCTGGCGCTTTCCCAACCGCACCAGTGGTGGGCAACCCAGTGCGTGAAGATGTAGTCGCGATTGACGCTCCTCAGCAGAGAATGGCGCAGCGCAATGGAAACATTCGCATCCTAGTGATGGGCGGAAGCCAAGGCGCTCGCATCCTTAATCAGACTCTACCAGAGGCGATGGCCAAATTGGGTGAAGGGTATGAGATTCGCCATCAAGCGGGTAAGAATAGCCAACAAGACGTTGAGCGAGCGTATCAGCAGCATCAAGTGAGTAATGCGCAAGTAACAGAGTTTATTGATGATGTTGCAGAAGCGTACACATGGGCTGATTTACTGGTATGTCGCTCAGGTGCTTTGACGGTGTCAGAGGTATCAGCGGCAGGTGTTGGGGCTATTTTTATCCCATTTATGCACAAAGACAGACAACAAGCACTGAACGCTGACCATTTGGTTGAGTGCGGTGCAGCAAAAATGATAGAGCAGCCGGAGCTGACCGTGGATAAGTTGGTTTCTGAGATTCAGACTATGGATCGTGAAACCCTAATGACCATGGCAACGAAAGCGAAAGCGGCTGCGAAGTTAGATGCAGATAAAGTGGTAGCCGAAGCCATTATCGCATTGACGAAATAA
- the murD gene encoding UDP-N-acetylmuramoyl-L-alanine--D-glutamate ligase yields MERWKNVEKVVVVGLGITGLSVVKHLQSLPKTLQVRVIDTRQCPPGSEELTEDVALHSGSWNLNWLLEADLVVANPGIALATPEIQQVLQAGIPVVGDIELFAWQVDKPVIAITGSNGKSTVTDWTGCVAKASGLKVGVGGNIGVPALDLLQLDADLYVLELSSFQLETTSSLKPAAATFLNLSEDHMDRYDGMSDYRQAKLRIFQQAKTCVVNADDTQTYPDDDRNVVEFSLVEQTRYHLVTEGDVEYLAIADRKLCPTQALSLVGRHNVANALVVLALLTESGVDITSGLDALKSYNGLTHRCQVVADNHGVKWVNDSKATNVASTLAALAGLELAGKLYLLVGGVGKGADFSELKPVLSSLNVQLCCFGEDGNEFVPLHPSAKSFTSMQEIVEWLAPQVESGDMVLLSPACASFDQFNNFMARGDAFTELAKIYS; encoded by the coding sequence ATGGAACGCTGGAAAAATGTTGAAAAGGTGGTGGTTGTAGGGCTGGGTATTACCGGTCTGTCAGTGGTTAAACACTTACAATCTCTACCAAAAACGCTACAAGTTCGTGTTATCGATACTCGTCAGTGTCCTCCGGGGAGCGAAGAGTTAACTGAAGACGTTGCGCTTCACTCAGGCAGTTGGAATCTCAACTGGTTGCTTGAGGCTGACCTTGTGGTTGCCAACCCCGGCATTGCTTTAGCAACGCCAGAGATTCAACAAGTTCTCCAAGCTGGTATTCCTGTTGTGGGTGATATTGAGTTATTTGCTTGGCAGGTCGATAAACCTGTCATTGCGATTACTGGCTCAAATGGCAAAAGTACCGTTACTGATTGGACTGGCTGTGTGGCTAAAGCATCCGGCCTGAAGGTTGGTGTCGGCGGCAATATTGGCGTGCCTGCACTTGATCTTCTTCAGCTTGACGCTGACTTGTATGTGCTTGAGCTCTCAAGCTTCCAGCTTGAAACTACCTCGTCATTAAAGCCTGCCGCAGCGACGTTTTTAAACCTCTCAGAAGACCATATGGATCGCTATGACGGGATGAGTGATTACCGTCAGGCGAAATTGCGTATTTTCCAACAGGCAAAAACTTGCGTGGTGAATGCCGATGATACACAAACTTACCCAGATGATGACCGTAATGTGGTTGAGTTCAGCTTAGTAGAGCAGACTCGTTACCACTTAGTCACTGAAGGGGACGTTGAGTATTTAGCCATTGCCGATCGCAAGTTATGCCCAACTCAAGCGCTTTCACTGGTTGGTCGACACAATGTTGCCAATGCATTGGTTGTTCTGGCTCTGCTTACAGAGTCAGGCGTCGATATTACTTCCGGTCTTGATGCCCTTAAATCTTACAATGGTTTGACACATCGATGCCAAGTGGTTGCTGATAATCATGGCGTTAAGTGGGTCAATGACTCTAAAGCAACCAATGTCGCAAGTACATTAGCGGCGCTGGCAGGGTTAGAGTTAGCTGGCAAATTATACCTGCTAGTCGGTGGGGTTGGTAAAGGGGCGGATTTCTCGGAGCTCAAGCCGGTGTTGAGTTCGTTAAATGTCCAGTTGTGCTGCTTTGGTGAAGATGGTAACGAGTTTGTGCCACTGCATCCTAGTGCTAAGTCATTTACCTCGATGCAAGAGATTGTTGAGTGGCTTGCACCTCAGGTTGAATCTGGTGACATGGTGTTGTTGTCACCAGCCTGTGCCAGTTTTGATCAGTTCAATAACTTTATGGCCCGTGGTGATGCATTCACTGAGCTAGCAAAAATCTACTCTTAA
- the ftsL gene encoding cell division protein FtsL, with amino-acid sequence MSKSSPNLAKLIALDLLGVGRVPLVLLVLIFASAMGVVFTTHHTRQAITEKDQAMVERERLDNEWRNLLLEETALAEHSRVQAVAKKELDMKRPDSDKEVIINLP; translated from the coding sequence ATGAGTAAGTCATCGCCAAACCTTGCTAAATTGATAGCGCTCGACCTTCTCGGTGTTGGGCGCGTACCACTTGTATTGCTTGTACTGATTTTTGCTAGTGCAATGGGGGTCGTATTTACGACTCACCACACTCGTCAGGCGATCACTGAAAAAGACCAAGCAATGGTTGAGCGCGAGCGTTTGGATAACGAGTGGCGTAACTTATTATTAGAAGAGACCGCTTTGGCTGAGCATAGCCGAGTTCAGGCGGTTGCCAAAAAAGAACTGGATATGAAACGTCCAGACTCAGACAAAGAAGTCATCATTAATCTCCCATGA
- a CDS encoding UDP-N-acetylmuramoyl-tripeptide--D-alanyl-D-alanine ligase — MISLMLSQIAEALDAELIGNDRVINSVSTDTRNIEQGALFVALVGERFDAHHFTHQAVDSGAGALLVSKPVSGDVPQLVVKDTKLALGQLGALVHQTCLTPTVAITGSCGKTTVKEMIASIMEQKGQVLFTAGNFNNEIGVPLTLLRSTPEDDVAVIELGANHIGEIAYTTRLVQPDVALVNNVAAAHLEGFGSMDGVKQAKGEIYQGLKAGSVAIVNLDSNGGDYWQEVLADKLVKTFSLTDSSADFTASDISLNEIGEASFVLKTPQGEIKVTLGIIGQHNVANALAATALALELGASLEMIQSGLASLNKVKGRVELIELNQQIKLIDDSYNASVPAMKAAADLLAGFKGVRWLILGNMAELGDESLALHRQVGQHAAPFKFEYVLTFGADAKAISEECGGRHFEDHQSMIDFIKQQIEQHLEPQTLLVKGANSAGMSKVAAAVKEMYT, encoded by the coding sequence ATGATTTCATTAATGTTAAGCCAAATTGCTGAAGCATTAGATGCCGAGCTTATCGGCAATGATAGGGTGATCAATTCAGTCTCAACGGATACGCGTAACATTGAGCAAGGTGCTCTGTTTGTCGCACTAGTTGGCGAACGATTTGATGCGCACCACTTTACTCACCAAGCTGTTGATTCAGGTGCTGGTGCACTGTTAGTCAGTAAGCCTGTCAGTGGCGATGTGCCGCAGCTTGTGGTTAAAGATACCAAATTGGCGCTTGGTCAATTAGGTGCTTTAGTTCATCAGACATGTTTGACTCCAACCGTGGCGATCACCGGTAGCTGTGGCAAAACCACGGTTAAAGAGATGATCGCAAGCATCATGGAACAAAAAGGCCAGGTGCTATTTACTGCTGGCAACTTTAACAACGAGATTGGCGTACCGCTAACTCTATTGCGCTCTACACCTGAAGATGACGTTGCGGTTATTGAGTTGGGTGCCAACCATATTGGTGAAATCGCCTATACTACTCGATTGGTTCAACCTGATGTTGCTTTGGTTAACAACGTAGCGGCTGCTCACCTAGAAGGCTTTGGCTCGATGGATGGGGTGAAACAGGCTAAAGGTGAAATCTACCAAGGCCTAAAAGCAGGCTCAGTTGCGATTGTTAACCTAGATAGTAATGGTGGTGACTACTGGCAAGAAGTTCTGGCAGATAAGCTAGTGAAAACTTTCTCTTTGACAGATTCCAGTGCTGATTTTACTGCCTCGGATATCTCACTGAATGAGATTGGGGAAGCGAGCTTTGTGCTAAAAACGCCACAAGGTGAGATTAAAGTAACGCTCGGCATCATTGGCCAACATAATGTAGCCAATGCACTTGCGGCTACCGCTTTAGCGTTAGAGCTAGGAGCAAGCCTAGAGATGATTCAATCGGGCCTTGCTTCACTCAATAAAGTGAAGGGGCGAGTTGAACTGATCGAACTTAATCAGCAAATTAAGTTAATTGATGACAGCTACAATGCCAGCGTTCCTGCGATGAAGGCTGCCGCAGATTTACTTGCAGGCTTTAAAGGCGTGCGTTGGTTAATTTTAGGTAATATGGCTGAGTTAGGCGATGAAAGTCTTGCACTTCACCGTCAAGTCGGACAACATGCTGCCCCATTCAAATTTGAATATGTGCTTACATTTGGCGCTGACGCGAAAGCGATCAGTGAAGAGTGTGGTGGTCGTCATTTTGAAGACCATCAGAGCATGATTGATTTTATTAAACAGCAGATAGAACAGCACCTAGAGCCTCAAACCTTATTGGTTAAAGGGGCGAATAGTGCTGGAATGAGCAAAGTTGCCGCTGCTGTCAAGGAGATGTACACATGA
- the rsmH gene encoding 16S rRNA (cytosine(1402)-N(4))-methyltransferase RsmH, with the protein MTEAFKHISVLLHESIDGLAIKPDGIYIDGTFGRGGHSRTILSKLGDNGRLYSIDRDPQAIAEAGKIDDPRFTIIHGPFSGMAQYAAEYDLVGKVDGVLLDLGVSSPQLDDAERGFSFMKDGPLDMRMDPTSGIPVSQWLMEADLDDITWVIREFGEDKHARRIAKAIVAYRENEENEPMTRTGQLAKLISDAAPKSFKEKKHPATRSFQAFRIYINSELEEIDTALKGAASILAPEGRLSVISFHSLEDRMVKRFIRKESKGPEVPHGIPMTEDQIKALGSANLKPVGKAIKPSKQEVEENTRSRSSVLRIAEKL; encoded by the coding sequence ATGACCGAAGCATTTAAACACATATCCGTACTTTTACATGAATCTATCGATGGTTTAGCAATTAAACCGGATGGTATCTATATAGACGGAACATTCGGTCGTGGTGGTCATAGCCGCACGATTCTATCTAAATTAGGTGACAACGGTCGTCTTTACAGTATCGACCGTGACCCGCAAGCGATCGCAGAAGCGGGTAAAATCGATGACCCTCGCTTTACAATTATCCATGGCCCTTTTTCTGGTATGGCACAATATGCGGCAGAGTATGACCTTGTCGGTAAAGTTGATGGTGTATTGCTGGATCTCGGTGTGTCGTCTCCCCAGCTAGATGATGCTGAGCGTGGATTTAGTTTTATGAAAGATGGTCCACTAGATATGCGTATGGACCCGACATCCGGTATCCCAGTTTCTCAGTGGTTGATGGAAGCAGACCTTGATGACATTACTTGGGTTATTCGTGAGTTTGGTGAAGACAAACACGCCCGTCGAATTGCTAAAGCTATTGTCGCTTACCGTGAAAATGAAGAAAACGAACCAATGACACGCACTGGTCAATTGGCGAAGTTAATTTCAGATGCTGCGCCAAAAAGTTTTAAAGAGAAAAAGCACCCAGCAACACGTTCTTTCCAAGCTTTCCGTATTTACATCAATAGTGAACTGGAAGAGATCGATACAGCATTAAAAGGCGCGGCGAGCATTTTAGCTCCTGAAGGTCGTTTATCTGTGATCAGTTTCCACTCGTTGGAAGACCGTATGGTGAAACGCTTTATCCGCAAAGAGAGTAAAGGTCCTGAAGTGCCTCACGGCATCCCAATGACAGAAGATCAGATCAAAGCCCTTGGTAGTGCAAATCTAAAGCCGGTCGGTAAAGCAATCAAACCATCGAAACAAGAAGTTGAAGAGAACACTCGATCGCGCAGTTCTGTTCTTCGTATTGCTGAGAAACTTTAA
- a CDS encoding peptidoglycan glycosyltransferase FtsI: MSKKVKPAEAKSDDQPATLIRWRFYLVLFFVFCAFAALCGRIAYIQIIEPDNLIKQGDMRSIRAKTLHSARGIISDRNGEPLAVSVPVEAVWADPATIFKEGGLEDINRWYALADVLGLKRQGMVDKIKRNKSKRFIYLQRQVSPAMAHYIRELKLAGVGLKAESRRYYPAGEVSAHLVGVTGIDGHGLEGVERSYDKWLTGEAGKRIIRKDRYGRVVENISLEEREEGKPLELTIDQRIQAIAYRAIKQAVADFRATSGSAVILDVKTGAVLAMVNAPSYNPNNRSDLQSAKMRNRVITDAFEPGSTVKPFVVLAALENGVADDSTIIDTGNGIMQIGGSRVRDTSKVGKADLTTILKKSSNIGVAKLALDMPLEALLGMYSSVGFGEVSGLNLIGETQGIFPNRRRWSKFEIATLAFGYGLTITPLQLAHAYATLGNLGEYQPIHIIENNQQNLAKQVIDHDTARKVLDMLETVTQPGGTATKAAVPGYRVAAKTGTSRKAIAGGYGDEYFAYTAGVAPASDPRVALVVVVNEPQGDNYYGGSVAGPVFSEILKGTLQILNVAPDENRFKQD; this comes from the coding sequence ATGAGCAAAAAAGTAAAACCAGCAGAAGCTAAATCAGACGATCAGCCAGCGACTCTTATTCGTTGGCGTTTCTATCTTGTTCTTTTCTTTGTGTTCTGCGCGTTTGCTGCGTTGTGCGGTCGTATTGCTTATATTCAAATTATTGAGCCTGATAACCTGATTAAACAGGGTGATATGCGATCGATTCGCGCTAAGACTTTGCACTCGGCGCGAGGGATTATCTCTGACCGTAACGGCGAGCCTTTAGCTGTGAGTGTCCCTGTTGAAGCAGTATGGGCCGATCCTGCCACTATTTTTAAAGAAGGTGGCCTTGAAGATATTAATCGCTGGTACGCGCTTGCCGATGTATTAGGGCTTAAACGTCAAGGCATGGTCGACAAGATTAAGCGCAACAAGAGCAAGCGTTTTATCTATCTACAGCGTCAGGTTAGCCCAGCAATGGCCCACTATATCCGAGAGCTCAAGTTAGCTGGGGTTGGCTTAAAAGCTGAATCAAGACGTTACTACCCAGCTGGTGAAGTTAGTGCCCATTTAGTTGGGGTGACAGGTATTGATGGTCATGGTCTGGAAGGCGTTGAGCGTAGCTATGATAAGTGGTTAACGGGTGAGGCGGGTAAACGTATCATTCGTAAAGACCGTTATGGCCGTGTGGTTGAAAACATCTCTTTAGAAGAGCGAGAAGAAGGCAAACCGCTTGAGCTGACTATCGATCAGCGCATCCAAGCGATTGCTTATCGTGCGATTAAACAGGCAGTGGCTGACTTCCGTGCCACTTCAGGATCTGCTGTGATTTTGGATGTGAAAACTGGCGCGGTATTAGCGATGGTTAATGCGCCTTCGTATAATCCAAATAACCGCTCCGATCTTCAGTCAGCAAAAATGCGTAACCGTGTTATTACCGATGCGTTTGAACCGGGCTCGACGGTTAAACCTTTTGTTGTGTTAGCGGCATTGGAAAATGGCGTAGCCGATGACAGTACCATCATTGATACCGGCAACGGCATTATGCAGATAGGTGGTAGTCGTGTACGTGATACGTCCAAGGTCGGTAAAGCAGACCTGACTACGATCTTGAAAAAGTCGAGTAACATCGGTGTGGCAAAATTAGCGCTAGATATGCCATTGGAAGCGCTATTGGGTATGTACAGTTCGGTAGGTTTCGGTGAGGTGTCAGGTTTGAACCTTATTGGTGAAACTCAAGGTATTTTCCCTAACCGCCGCCGCTGGTCAAAATTTGAGATTGCCACGCTTGCATTTGGCTATGGTCTGACCATAACTCCGCTTCAACTTGCTCATGCCTATGCGACATTAGGTAACTTGGGCGAGTACCAACCGATTCACATTATCGAAAACAATCAGCAGAACTTAGCTAAGCAAGTGATCGATCACGATACCGCACGTAAAGTACTTGATATGCTTGAAACCGTGACTCAGCCCGGAGGTACCGCAACCAAGGCCGCCGTGCCTGGCTATCGAGTCGCAGCGAAAACCGGTACCTCGCGTAAAGCGATTGCGGGTGGTTATGGTGATGAGTACTTTGCTTACACGGCTGGTGTCGCCCCAGCGAGTGACCCTAGAGTGGCACTGGTTGTGGTGGTTAATGAACCACAAGGTGACAACTACTACGGTGGTTCAGTGGCGGGGCCTGTGTTTTCAGAAATATTGAAAGGTACGCTACAGATCTTAAATGTAGCGCCTGATGAAAATCGATTCAAACAAGATTAA